In Paeniglutamicibacter kerguelensis, one genomic interval encodes:
- a CDS encoding YebC/PmpR family DNA-binding transcriptional regulator, with protein MSGHSKWATTKHKKAAIDAKRAKSFAKLIKNIEVAARAGGADMAGNPALELAVSKAKKTSVPNENIDRAVKRGAGLTGEVIDYTEIIYEARGPQGSALLIECLTDNKNRAASEVRLGITRNGGSVADPGSVAYLFARKGVVGLPKNGLTEDDVLMAVLDAGADEVKEVGDSFEIHSEPTDLRAVVAALEEAGIEYESDEVEFVPSMQVELDAEAARKFLKLAEALEELDDVQNVYSNADISAEVMAELEEA; from the coding sequence ATGTCCGGCCACTCCAAATGGGCAACCACCAAACACAAGAAGGCTGCAATTGACGCCAAGCGCGCCAAGTCCTTCGCCAAGCTGATCAAGAACATCGAGGTCGCGGCGCGAGCCGGCGGCGCCGATATGGCTGGCAACCCGGCCCTGGAACTTGCGGTTTCCAAGGCAAAGAAGACCTCGGTTCCCAATGAAAACATTGACCGCGCCGTCAAGCGCGGCGCCGGTTTGACCGGTGAAGTCATCGACTACACCGAGATCATTTACGAAGCACGCGGCCCGCAGGGTTCGGCCCTGCTGATCGAGTGCTTGACCGACAACAAGAACCGCGCAGCCTCCGAGGTTCGCCTGGGCATCACCCGCAATGGCGGTTCCGTAGCCGATCCAGGATCTGTTGCGTACCTCTTTGCCCGCAAGGGTGTTGTCGGCCTGCCGAAGAATGGCCTGACCGAGGACGACGTGCTCATGGCAGTCCTCGACGCCGGCGCCGACGAGGTAAAGGAAGTCGGTGACTCGTTCGAGATCCACAGCGAACCGACCGACCTGCGCGCCGTCGTTGCAGCCCTTGAGGAAGCCGGCATCGAGTACGAGAGCGACGAAGTTGAATTCGTTCCCTCGATGCAGGTCGAGCTGGACGCCGAGGCGGCCCGCAAGTTCCTGAAGCTGGCGGAGGCACTCGAGGAACTCGACGACGTCCAGAACGTCTACTCGAACGCCGACATCAGTGCCGAGGTCATGGCAGAACTCGAAGAGGCCTAG
- the ruvA gene encoding Holliday junction branch migration protein RuvA has translation MISTLRGVAQQVNLNSAVIEVGGFGMLIQATPQTLSTLHVGREALVHTSMVVREDSMTLFGFASGEEREVFEVLVGVSGIGPRTGLAILSVHTPEDVRIAASTKDTKAFTKVSGIGPKGAERIVLELSGKLAPTGAVATGGVAVAPAWEPQVIEALTGLGWTEKDANKALEALAKSDPEITTNGSVPEILRAVLRSLGRGTRPGL, from the coding sequence ATGATCAGTACGCTCAGGGGAGTGGCGCAGCAAGTCAACCTGAACAGCGCGGTCATCGAGGTCGGCGGCTTCGGCATGCTCATCCAGGCAACCCCGCAAACCCTGTCCACCCTGCATGTGGGGCGCGAGGCATTGGTGCACACCTCCATGGTGGTCCGCGAGGATTCCATGACGCTCTTCGGCTTCGCCAGCGGCGAGGAGCGAGAAGTGTTCGAGGTCCTCGTCGGCGTTTCGGGCATCGGCCCGCGCACCGGGCTTGCCATCCTTTCCGTGCACACCCCGGAGGACGTCCGCATCGCGGCAAGCACCAAGGACACCAAGGCCTTCACCAAGGTTTCGGGCATCGGACCCAAGGGCGCCGAACGCATCGTGCTGGAGCTTTCAGGGAAACTCGCCCCGACCGGCGCCGTGGCAACCGGCGGCGTCGCCGTGGCCCCGGCATGGGAGCCGCAGGTCATCGAGGCGCTCACCGGCCTGGGCTGGACCGAGAAGGACGCCAACAAGGCCCTCGAGGCGTTGGCCAAGTCCGATCCGGAAATCACCACCAACGGCAGTGTTCCCGAGATCCTGCGGGCCGTGCTGCGTTCCCTGGGCCGCGGCACGCGTCCCGGACTCTAG
- the secD gene encoding protein translocase subunit SecD, translating to MSTTGPIKQARKSLLWLGVIFLISAAILVTGVLNGKTTFAPKLALDLEGGTQMILAPRVQGGATATQEQLDQAVEIIRDRVDGSGVSEAEITTQSGRNVVVSMPGVPDARTRQLIQASANMEFRPVIIAGGFEAVPEDQRTPAADLPEPTEKPKNASDTNWITPELFKQFEAYDCPAELGKGADTVHDPSKPMISCEPDTGAKYILGPVEVPGANIADSYSEMARSQQGAVTGQWAVNLVFNEEGKKQFADVTQRLVSLPGSQNQFAIVLDGTVISAPTTNSVIGDGRAQITGNFTEESAKALADQLKFGALPISFEIQSDQRISATLGADQLKSGLIAGLIGLILVGIYSLFQYRALGFVTIVSLLVSGVLTYMALVLLGWSMNYRLSLAGVAGLIVAIGLIADSFIVYFERIRDELRDGRPLPSAVEMGWKRAKRTILAAKAVNILAAVVLYIVAVGNVKGFAFTLGLTAIIDIIVVYLFTHPVLQLLARTKFFGEGHRFSGLDPSLLGVVPLYQGAGKIRSFSTEADAARGKKNASAAKEAERRQTIAERRQAASHGVATKQDDSADKDSSNG from the coding sequence ATGTCAACTACTGGTCCGATCAAGCAGGCGCGTAAATCCCTGCTGTGGCTCGGCGTTATCTTCCTCATCTCTGCAGCCATTCTTGTCACCGGTGTGCTGAACGGGAAGACGACTTTTGCCCCGAAACTGGCCCTCGATCTCGAGGGTGGTACCCAGATGATCCTGGCGCCGCGCGTGCAGGGCGGCGCCACCGCCACGCAGGAGCAGCTGGACCAGGCCGTGGAGATCATCCGCGACCGCGTCGATGGCTCAGGTGTTTCGGAAGCTGAAATCACGACCCAGTCGGGTCGCAACGTCGTTGTCTCAATGCCGGGTGTTCCCGATGCCCGCACCCGTCAGCTGATCCAGGCCTCGGCCAACATGGAATTCCGCCCGGTCATCATCGCCGGTGGCTTCGAGGCCGTCCCCGAGGACCAGCGCACCCCGGCAGCGGATTTGCCTGAGCCGACGGAAAAGCCGAAGAACGCCTCGGACACCAACTGGATCACTCCGGAGCTGTTCAAGCAGTTTGAGGCCTACGACTGCCCTGCAGAATTGGGCAAGGGAGCGGACACCGTCCACGACCCGTCCAAGCCGATGATTTCCTGCGAGCCGGACACCGGTGCCAAGTACATCCTCGGCCCGGTCGAGGTTCCCGGCGCGAACATCGCCGATTCCTATTCGGAAATGGCTCGCTCCCAGCAGGGTGCCGTGACCGGCCAGTGGGCTGTCAACCTCGTCTTCAACGAGGAAGGCAAGAAGCAGTTCGCCGATGTCACCCAGCGCCTGGTCAGCCTGCCGGGTTCGCAGAACCAATTCGCCATCGTGCTTGACGGCACCGTGATTTCAGCACCCACGACCAATTCCGTCATCGGCGACGGCCGCGCACAGATCACCGGCAACTTCACCGAGGAAAGTGCCAAGGCGCTGGCCGACCAGTTGAAGTTCGGTGCCTTGCCGATCAGCTTCGAGATCCAGTCGGACCAGCGAATCTCCGCCACCCTCGGTGCGGACCAGCTCAAGAGCGGACTGATTGCCGGTTTGATCGGTTTGATCCTTGTTGGCATCTACTCGCTCTTCCAGTACCGGGCACTCGGTTTCGTGACCATCGTGTCGCTGCTGGTCTCCGGCGTCCTGACCTACATGGCCCTGGTGCTGCTTGGCTGGTCCATGAACTACCGACTGTCGCTGGCAGGCGTCGCGGGTTTGATTGTGGCCATCGGCCTGATCGCCGACTCCTTCATCGTCTACTTCGAACGCATCCGCGATGAGCTGCGCGACGGACGCCCGTTGCCTTCCGCCGTTGAAATGGGCTGGAAGCGCGCCAAACGCACCATCCTCGCGGCCAAGGCCGTGAACATCCTTGCCGCCGTCGTACTTTACATCGTGGCAGTCGGAAACGTCAAGGGATTCGCCTTCACCTTGGGCCTGACGGCAATCATCGACATCATCGTCGTCTACCTGTTCACGCACCCGGTCCTGCAGCTGCTCGCCAGGACGAAGTTCTTCGGCGAGGGACACCGTTTCTCCGGCCTGGACCCGTCGCTGCTTGGCGTCGTCCCGCTCTACCAAGGCGCGGGCAAGATCCGTAGCTTCAGCACCGAGGCCGATGCGGCCCGTGGCAAGAAGAACGCCAGTGCGGCCAAGGAAGCGGAACGTCGCCAGACCATCGCCGAACGACGCCAGGCTGCCTCCCATGGCGTGGCCACCAAGCAGGACGACAGCGCTGATAAGGATTCATCAAATGGCTAA
- the ruvC gene encoding crossover junction endodeoxyribonuclease RuvC produces the protein MALRVVGVDPGLTRCGLAVVDVEPNRRATLIDVKVIGSEPDLPLDRRLLVIADGIDAWLDQHKPDVVALERVFSQLNVSTVMGTAQASGIVIVAAARRDIPVALHTPTEVKAAVTGSGQSNKQAVGKMVAKILRLDEPPSPADAADAAALAITHGWRGAAFGSAGAAASASSPRSGTSGLTPAQRAWIAAEAKARSVKSR, from the coding sequence TTGGCTCTGCGAGTGGTCGGCGTCGACCCCGGACTGACCCGTTGTGGGCTGGCCGTGGTCGACGTCGAACCCAACCGGCGTGCCACGCTCATCGATGTCAAGGTCATCGGCTCCGAACCGGACCTGCCGCTTGACCGGCGCCTTCTGGTCATAGCCGACGGCATCGACGCGTGGCTTGACCAGCACAAGCCCGATGTCGTGGCACTCGAGAGGGTCTTCAGCCAGCTCAATGTCAGCACCGTGATGGGCACTGCACAGGCCTCGGGCATCGTCATCGTTGCGGCGGCCCGCCGTGACATCCCCGTGGCGCTGCACACCCCCACCGAGGTCAAGGCCGCGGTGACGGGTTCCGGCCAGTCCAACAAGCAGGCGGTCGGCAAGATGGTCGCCAAGATCCTGCGCCTGGACGAGCCGCCCTCTCCCGCGGACGCCGCCGACGCCGCGGCCCTTGCCATCACGCATGGCTGGCGCGGTGCGGCATTCGGCTCCGCCGGCGCAGCGGCATCGGCTTCCTCCCCGCGCAGCGGAACCTCTGGCCTGACCCCGGCCCAGCGAGCCTGGATCGCCGCCGAGGCCAAGGCCCGAAGCGTCAAATCACGCTAA
- the ruvB gene encoding Holliday junction branch migration DNA helicase RuvB produces MSESGILTNAGSEPEERVLEAALRPKNLDDFVGQARVRQQLSLVLEASKIRERTADHVLLSGPPGLGKTTLSMIIAAEMNAPLRISSGPAIQHAGDLAAILSSLTEGEVLFLDEIHRMSRPAEEMLYMAMEDFRVDIIVGKGAGATAIPLELPPFTLVGATTRAGLLPGPLRDRFGFTGHLEFYSTEELELVLRRSAMMLSLKVNSAAFSEIASRSRGTPRIANRLLRRVRDWALVNRLENIDARAASAALDMYEVDARGLDRLDRSVLHALCTKFGGGPVGLSTLAIAVGEETETVETVAEPYLVREGLLGRTPRGRIATAAAWDHLGLRMPAEAVFAGRGAYENDGDDGE; encoded by the coding sequence ATGAGCGAATCCGGCATCCTCACCAACGCAGGTTCCGAACCCGAAGAGCGTGTGCTCGAGGCGGCGCTTCGTCCCAAGAACCTCGACGACTTTGTGGGGCAGGCCCGGGTCCGCCAACAGCTCTCACTGGTGCTTGAAGCATCGAAGATCCGTGAGCGCACGGCCGACCACGTGTTGCTCTCGGGCCCCCCAGGCCTGGGCAAAACGACCCTGTCCATGATCATCGCCGCCGAAATGAATGCGCCATTGCGCATCAGCTCGGGTCCGGCGATCCAGCATGCTGGCGACCTGGCAGCCATCCTTTCGTCGCTGACGGAGGGCGAAGTGCTCTTCCTGGACGAGATCCACCGCATGAGCCGTCCCGCCGAGGAAATGCTGTACATGGCCATGGAGGATTTCCGTGTCGACATCATCGTCGGCAAGGGCGCCGGTGCCACGGCCATCCCGCTCGAACTTCCCCCCTTCACACTCGTCGGTGCCACCACGCGCGCCGGCCTGCTCCCCGGCCCGCTGCGCGACAGGTTCGGGTTCACCGGGCACCTGGAGTTCTACAGCACCGAGGAACTCGAACTGGTGCTGCGCCGTTCGGCCATGATGCTTTCCCTGAAGGTCAACTCCGCGGCTTTCAGCGAAATTGCCTCGCGTTCGCGTGGAACTCCCCGTATTGCCAACCGCCTCCTGCGCCGCGTGCGCGACTGGGCCTTGGTGAACAGGCTGGAAAACATCGATGCACGAGCCGCATCCGCCGCACTGGACATGTATGAGGTTGACGCGCGCGGCCTTGACCGCCTTGACCGTTCGGTGCTGCACGCACTGTGCACCAAGTTCGGCGGGGGACCGGTGGGCCTCTCGACCCTGGCCATCGCCGTCGGTGAGGAAACCGAAACCGTCGAGACGGTTGCCGAACCCTATCTGGTGCGCGAGGGGCTGCTCGGGCGTACCCCTCGCGGACGCATTGCCACCGCGGCGGCCTGGGACCACCTTGGCCTGCGCATGCCGGCAGAGGCGGTCTTCGCCGGACGCGGGGCTTATGAAAACGACGGGGACGACGGGGAATAG
- the yajC gene encoding preprotein translocase subunit YajC, with amino-acid sequence MTDYVLAQAAAGAKAPFDPTMLIMLAAFGLLIFMMMRGRKKAAKTQEEIRSNLAPGAEVMTQFGLFGRIVSIDTDENKIVLEVSPGNNVTVHSQTVAKVVAPEAAAPVVEVPNDASSLTAAPAESTETPASETPASETPASETPAPASETPEETLRRLNNEDNGPKA; translated from the coding sequence GTGACCGATTACGTTTTGGCCCAGGCCGCCGCTGGTGCGAAGGCCCCATTCGACCCCACCATGCTGATCATGCTTGCCGCATTTGGCCTGCTGATCTTCATGATGATGCGCGGCCGTAAGAAGGCGGCCAAGACACAGGAAGAGATCCGTTCGAACTTGGCACCCGGCGCCGAGGTCATGACCCAGTTCGGCCTCTTCGGTCGCATCGTGAGCATCGATACCGATGAGAACAAGATCGTCCTGGAAGTTTCCCCGGGCAACAACGTCACGGTCCACTCGCAGACCGTTGCCAAGGTCGTGGCCCCCGAGGCCGCAGCCCCGGTCGTCGAGGTTCCGAACGACGCTTCTTCGCTGACCGCTGCCCCGGCGGAATCGACCGAGACCCCGGCGTCCGAGACCCCGGCCTCCGAGACCCCGGCCTCCGAAACCCCGGCCCCGGCCTCCGAAACCCCGGAGGAGACCCTGCGTCGCCTCAACAACGAGGACAACGGCCCGAAGGCCTAA
- a CDS encoding CapA family protein — protein sequence MDERPADSVRDRRILAMLPALALAVALGSCSVAPAQPARVPAPASAEPTSVTAAPSDEPTAGTVPQEPAAPDSTAKPPPDASCPGDECIEVAVAGDILLHPALWEQAKKDGKGQLDFEPLLGGIAPFLDEVDLSLCNLETPLAPKGGPYRGYPMFAVPQEIVPALKAVGYDGCTTASNHSMDGGAEGVIRTLDALKDAGLVSTGSYRSPVDAGKPLLTQAGGAKVSVIAGTYSLNGVAEDAPWRVDDIDEASLVARARTARAAGADIVLAAIHDGAEYTDRPTAGQRELYRALADSGEFDFIYSHHTHSVLPIEKRGSTWIVYGLGNSVAKHDTKTVLNREGITVNMQFVRTASGWEPGKLRWVPHLMAEDRARWCALPAPAGSQCTDTQGDAASLKRTTATVNAFGADRDGAGPWVPAAR from the coding sequence ATGGACGAACGCCCCGCCGATTCCGTGCGTGACCGAAGAATCCTTGCCATGCTTCCGGCGCTGGCGCTGGCAGTCGCGCTGGGGTCATGTTCGGTTGCGCCCGCGCAACCGGCGCGGGTCCCTGCACCGGCTTCTGCCGAACCCACATCTGTCACGGCAGCGCCAAGCGACGAGCCAACAGCAGGCACTGTGCCGCAGGAGCCAGCCGCACCGGATTCAACAGCAAAACCCCCGCCCGATGCGTCGTGCCCCGGGGACGAATGCATCGAGGTCGCCGTCGCCGGGGACATCCTCCTGCACCCGGCGTTGTGGGAACAGGCGAAAAAGGACGGCAAGGGGCAGCTGGACTTCGAGCCGCTGCTCGGCGGCATTGCGCCGTTCCTTGACGAGGTCGACCTGTCGCTGTGCAACCTTGAAACGCCGCTGGCCCCCAAGGGTGGCCCGTACCGGGGCTACCCGATGTTCGCGGTGCCGCAGGAAATCGTCCCGGCGCTCAAGGCCGTGGGGTACGACGGTTGCACCACCGCCAGCAACCACTCGATGGACGGGGGAGCGGAGGGCGTCATCCGCACCCTGGACGCGCTGAAGGACGCCGGACTGGTTTCCACCGGTTCCTACCGGAGTCCGGTTGATGCCGGGAAGCCGCTTCTCACGCAGGCCGGAGGCGCCAAGGTTTCGGTCATTGCCGGAACCTATTCTCTCAACGGCGTCGCCGAGGACGCCCCGTGGCGGGTCGACGACATCGACGAGGCCTCGCTGGTTGCCAGGGCCAGGACCGCACGCGCCGCTGGTGCGGACATCGTCCTGGCGGCAATCCACGACGGCGCCGAATACACCGACAGGCCCACTGCGGGGCAAAGGGAGCTGTACCGGGCCCTGGCCGACAGCGGCGAATTCGATTTCATCTACTCGCACCACACCCACTCGGTGCTGCCGATCGAAAAACGCGGAAGTACCTGGATCGTCTACGGGTTGGGCAATTCTGTGGCCAAGCACGACACCAAGACCGTGCTGAACCGTGAGGGCATCACTGTAAACATGCAATTCGTGCGAACCGCTTCCGGCTGGGAACCCGGGAAGTTGCGCTGGGTCCCGCACTTGATGGCCGAGGACCGCGCGCGCTGGTGTGCCCTGCCTGCGCCGGCCGGGAGCCAATGCACTGACACGCAGGGCGACGCCGCATCGCTGAAACGCACCACGGCAACCGTCAATGCCTTCGGTGCCGACCGGGACGGCGCAGGACCCTGGGTGCCGGCAGCCAGGTGA
- the pdxT gene encoding pyridoxal 5'-phosphate synthase glutaminase subunit PdxT yields the protein MSRIGVLALQGDVREHLHTLGALGAEAVPVKTPQELARVEGLIIPGGESTVIDKLSRMYGVADALKARIADGFPVYGSCAGMIMLANTIADPTTNLMGEPQQSFGGIDMVVRRNAFGRQVDSFEVDMQVRGLESVSSQDPDEPTKPVRAVFIRAPWVESIGTSVEALATIPAANTPMNADGVQVDRIVAVRSGNLLATSFHPEVTGERRIHELFIHMIRGEA from the coding sequence GTGTCACGAATAGGAGTGCTCGCCCTGCAGGGCGATGTGCGTGAACATCTCCACACCCTGGGCGCCCTGGGCGCAGAGGCCGTCCCGGTGAAAACACCGCAGGAACTGGCGCGGGTCGAGGGCCTGATCATCCCCGGCGGCGAATCCACGGTGATCGACAAGCTCTCCCGTATGTACGGCGTGGCCGATGCACTGAAGGCGCGTATCGCCGACGGCTTCCCGGTCTACGGGTCGTGCGCCGGGATGATCATGCTGGCCAACACCATCGCCGACCCCACCACCAACCTCATGGGAGAGCCGCAACAGAGCTTCGGCGGCATCGACATGGTGGTGCGACGCAACGCGTTCGGCCGCCAGGTCGATTCCTTCGAGGTCGACATGCAGGTCCGCGGCCTGGAATCCGTGTCCAGCCAGGATCCGGACGAGCCGACCAAGCCCGTGCGCGCGGTCTTCATCCGCGCCCCGTGGGTTGAAAGCATCGGCACGTCCGTGGAGGCATTGGCCACTATTCCGGCGGCGAACACGCCGATGAACGCGGATGGGGTCCAGGTGGATAGAATTGTTGCAGTACGTTCGGGAAACCTGCTGGCGACGTCCTTCCACCCCGAGGTGACGGGCGAACGCCGCATTCACGAATTATTTATCCACATGATCAGAGGAGAAGCGTAA